In the genome of Canis lupus familiaris isolate Mischka breed German Shepherd chromosome 17, alternate assembly UU_Cfam_GSD_1.0, whole genome shotgun sequence, the window TTGAGTGTTCTCATGACATGACAGTTGATTTCTCTGAGAATCCAAGAGACTACAGCGGAAGCCCCCATGTCTTCTATAAGTAAGCCTTGGAATCCACACACTGCCACTTCCACCACATACACATAGGTATACAGACCAATCCTGATACAACGTGGGAGGAACCTACATAAGAGTATCACCACCAGGAGGCTAGGTCTGGGAATCATCTAGGCGATTGGCTTTTTGTTTGGAAATATAATCAGAAGTTCTTGTGTCTGTATAACCTGGAAAAATCATGCTGGTTAAATTCTAGTTTTCCTTTAAGGCCCTGATGACATGTTAACTTTCTAGCCAGAATTCACTGCCTCCTCCTTTGTGATTCTGCATCACATTATTTTCAACTCCGGTGCAGTACTTATTACCCTGTATGATGGTTCATTGTGTACAAGGCTGTCTCTGCAATGAGAATATAGAACTGAGGCTTACTTATTTTGATGCCCTTCAAGCTCagtgttgaattaaaaaatttttttcagccaCTGTCAGTTTCTGGTAGGAAAACCAGTCTGTGGCCAATGTAAGAAGCCTTATAAATTATCTATTTAGGTCATCACTGATTTGCCTTATACACCTAGATGACTTGCTTAAAACAAGCAAGTaacctagaaaacaaaacaagcccagaatacaaatttattcatttcaatgATAGATTTAACTTCTCTGTCGACCAGAATTTTCATACAGATAACTTTACAGGAGCAGGCAAATTAAAATCTAAACATCGCTAGGTGGGTTTTACAGGAGAAAATGTGTGTTTCAATAGAAAGTGATCTTTGTTTAGATCACACCATTCCAGATTATCTGATTCCAGGCTTTCGTTGCTGTTTAACtattatactttataatataCTTTTCTTCATACTGAAGAAAAGTtagaatgatataaaataatttttgcctCTAGGCAAGTAAAATCTGGTGGAGGTTCAAGTGACTTCCCTCTCCAATGAAAGAGGCCAGTTCTGCTTTCATTTGCatgttcatttccattttcctgatcTATAAATATGTCTGTTCTCTGGCTTCTCCTTTTGAACTGGCTGTACCATCTTACTGGGGCACTCATTtgattaatgagttaaataaaaaaattaacatttgtaaattttatatttgtatgagaaTCATGATTTTATCTGTTCCTtaaaaatgtccttcaacagCCCATATATACAGGACAAGAGGGATTGGTTGGGTGATcttaaccaaaatgaaaaagcacaGATCAGAATTACACAAACCTGGACTCAGATCCTGGCTCTTTGAGGCACTCAGGACCACTGCACTTCACACCTCCAGAGACATGCCATTCACACTCAAGTTTCTATGAATGGTGCTTCCCTGTATAGCACTTTGCACAGGTCTGCACTGCCCACATAGCAATGCCACTTGCCCTGTAAGAGCAATTTGTGTGCATGCTGTGTGTCTTAGCAGAAAGCCTATCCCTTGTCTTTGCCTTGGTGACAAATGAGATGTTTTATGAACGaataatacatgtatatgtgcTTAACTGTCATAATTAAGCAAACAGCATGGGGGTAGAAATAAATAAGGGAAAGAGATAGAAGAATGGCTTTTAAATGTTAATAGCTTTGATAGTACTGTCCaacagaatgttttattttgttttaaagattttatttatttattcatgagagacacagagagagagagaggaagaaacacaggcagagggagaagcaggctccatgcagggagcccaatgtgggactcgatcctgggactccaggatcacgccctgggccgaaggcaggcgctcaaccactgagccattcaggcatccccaACAGAATGTTTTgtaataatggaaatgttctagatctgTGCTgttcaatacagtagccactactACCCACACATggtattgagcacttgaaatgtcactagtgtgactgaggaattgaatttttaattttaatttaattaacttataTTTAAGTacgtgtggctagtggctactatgTCGGACAATATAGGTATTGATACTAGCAGAAAGACAAATTTCTAGACTCAGAAAAATGGGAGATATAGGCTTCTCGAGCTTTTTGGCGAAAGGACCTATATGCTTAAAAAGCACTgacaagatcttattctttttgatggctgagtaatactctactaccacttctttatccattcatctatcaatgaacacttgggttgctttcatatcatggctattgtaagtaatgctgcattgggggatgggtgaaacagataaagggTATTAAGAGGTACTGATTATTCTAGtaatagaataaataagtcagagatgaaaaatacatcacagggaatatagtcaataatattgtaagatattgtatggtgatagatggtgacCATATATCATGATGAGCAAGGAGtattgtatagaattgttgaatcaatatgttgtacacctgaaactaatataatattgtgtcaattatatttcaatattaaaaaattgcaATCACACACACTAagtaatgcaaaaataaaaaccatggaGACTccaaagaacttttatttatgtaGATTATATCTACCATTAATTATTAtctaacaaaaatagaaatttaaaaatctttcttagtccatttagaaataataataaacccattATGTTACGGAAAAATAACTagattttccaaaacaaaaaataaactagtgagAAGAGTGGCATTGCTTTATATTTCTGCATTTAATCTATTGGAAAACTCCATTGTACATTCGTAAGAAAAGTGCAAATATCAAGTCAATATTATTATGGAAAGGGTCACAGATCTAGCTGTAGGATAAGTAACAGCAATGGTTTACTGATACAAAATGGTTAGCTACTCCCTTCCCTGGGGCCACTCTCCAGCCCTGTGGCAGACAGGTGACTTCCTCAGCCCCAGAGCAGGTGAGAGGCTTTGGCCTCCAGGTTACCACCAGAGGGCAAGGATACAGCAGGAGGCAGAAGATAAGGAGGATAAGTGAAAGCCTACAGAGTAAAGTGTGGGACCCTCAGTCCCTGTGCAGAAAAGAATTCTCTTAGCATGCCTGAGATATCTATCCTTTGAAAGGCCTGCTTGCAAGGTTAACCCTTGGCTGGAATCTGGGAACTTTGATTTCAGAAAGGATCCCACCATTCCCTAACTGATAAGAGTTGTTTAGTATGCCTAATCAGAGTTTGCACAAACAATGTCGTTTatgctgaacacctgctttccctgagagtctggaattttgatagtGCTAGGCAGAGGGTGCCTAGGTGAACAGTCCCCAGTAAAAACCTTGGATGCGGAGTCTCTAATGAGCTCCCATGTTAGACAACACTTCACATATGCAGTCACAATTCAGttacaaaaaaattaagcacATCCTGGTGACTTCACTAGAAGAGGATTCTGGGAAGTCTCTGCCTTGTTTCCTCTGGACTTCACTCCacgttccttttcttttttctgattttgctttGAAGCCTTTCTCGAAAATAAATCATAACCGTGAGTATAACCATATGTTGAGTCCTGTGAATCTTCCTAGTGAATCACTGAACCTGGAGATGATTTGGGGGACTCTTGACACAGTCCCTTTCATTGGCCCCTGCTCCCAGAATGTCAACACCCAGGATTATATCCCACACTGCAGAGGACTAGAGActtctctctgaagaaactgaaaaacgAAGAGAAAAAAGGACTGCAAAGGGCAGAAACATtgcaaaaggcaaaagaaagtctccaaataaaactacaattaatgtctttaaaaaggtaagaaaatatactgcatttataaaaagtagaatgctataaaaaagaagcaatcagAACAAGAAAGAGCAATATGAAattgaaaatgtaataaaatgaaattctgaatCAAATGGCTAGAAGATAGTATTGACAACTTGCCCAGAGAAGTTGGAgggtaaaaaaagagagaaacagatgaaaaacaatagagaaaagataagaaaactgaaggatCAATCCAGGAGGTCCAAAATtccaactaagaaaaaaagagaacagcataaaatggaaaggaagaaattattaaGGCAAATTTCACCACACTACAAAAAACAAACGAGAGGCATCAGGTTGAAAGAGCACACCAAGTGTACAGCACaatgagtgaaaaaaagaatcacatcaAGGTCACCAAATCATCACATTTCAGGATACCAAAGAGAAGATTCTCAAaagtttcagaaaggaaaaacaatccaTACTGGCATACAAAACTTAATGATATCAGATTTCTTCACAGTAATACTGACAACAGACATTCCAAAATTAACTCTTAATCATTTTGAGGAAAAACCTAGAATTTCATACTCAAACTGCAAGTCAATATCCCAGccatgaagaaaaacattttaagacatACAAGGACTTtgaaaatttatcttttcttagaCAGTAATGGGACTAAGTGCTTGAGCAAAATGACTGAGTCAACCAGATCAGGATCTAGGAGAGAGGTGAATTAGGACTATAGTTATGCACCAAACCTAGAGAAATTTATCTTCTGCTCCTATTCAGAATTCCATTTtggctatcatttttttaatttcatagagGACTTTGTGCTCTGATTGTTTCTTCCTATAGCATCCAATTCCTATTTCATGGGTACAATCTCTTTTCTTAACTCCTTAAAGATACTAATCTTTAGGGTGGTTGCAAACCTAGAAACAAACCAGATGTATGTGAAGAATGAGACCTACAGGAAGaagacttaaggaaaaaaattaagttgataGATTCTTGTAATTGAGCATTTGACAGCATTTGAATACTTGGAAAAAGCTCATAGATAGAAAATTAGgtaaatgaaaaaacaatcttTATCTTTTGGCTCACAGGCTAGTCATATTTACTTAATCATAATCATATAAAACCTAACTATTAATTCAACTAAATATTGAGATAAATGTCAACTGAGAGGATAGAGGAAGTGGAAGTAGAAGTAGAAGAGAGAGTAAAGGAGTTACATCCTCACCATAAAGTATCAATTctcaatttataaagaaaataaaataaataatatccaaCTCATTTAAGTCAAGAAATAGTTACAGTATACTTTAAAACCTTAGGAGgtaaatactagaagaaaaaatttgggatgcctaagtggctcagcaggttgagcatctgccttcggctcagggtgtgatcccaggatctgggatagagttccacatcgggctctttgcagggagcctacttctccctctgcctgtgtctctgcctctctctgtgggtctctcatgaataaataaataaactctctaaaaaaaaaaagaaaaaaataaagagttgaaAGTAGTTGCCTCAGAGGAGAGAAATAAGGACTGAAGACGAATGAAGTGTCTCATATTTTTGTGGCAAATTTTTAAGAGCTGCTTCATTACCCTGATTAtaatcaatatattatatattaaattatataaatatatttttttaagtaattttttttttaaattggaggcatctgggtagctcagttggttaagcaacagACTCTGGATTTCATttccctcaggtcatgatatcagggtggtGAGACCGAACCTCaagttgggctccaagctcagtgcgGGGTgtacttgtccctctccttcacctcacttgcgtgctctctctctctctctcaaatagataatgtcttttaaaaaataacttaatgaTATTTAAACTGGAAGCTTTTACAATTCCGTACGCCACGTTCAAGTACACTCAATATATTGTTTCCTCTTCACTCAGCAAGACAGTACTTGCACTCAACACCCCAACCATGAAGAAAATTCTTCCTCTAATTGTTTTAAGATCCATCTCCTTTCTTCATACTCTATGTTCTAAccactttttttgaaaaaatcttTGAGGATGCTCTATGTACTATGAAAAAATCTTCATGACGCACGGTTGaatggaaaaagcaaaggaaaaaatggcaTATATATCCGAGAAGGGAAAAATGTCAATATGTTTTGGCTTAGATACACATAAAATATCTCTGGAATGATAAGCAGTAAACGAATAATAACGCTTACCCAGGATAGTGAATTGGAGAAATGGGAATTGAGGAGATGAGGAGCTTGGGAAAGAGGCAGACTTTTCAttgtataacttcttttttttttttatgttttgatcTTCAACCCTATAAAACCATTGCctactcaaaaaatatatttaaaaaaatttaagtactaCCCCTTTATCTTGCACAATTACATCCAACTTGAGAACTTAATTACCAGGCTTTTAATCATTACACAAATAAATCTATTAACTCATATTAAAATTACAAAGGTTCAGATAAAATAGAGTAAATCTTGGGGATAAGCAGAGACATATGGATTATCCTCATTTATCTCTAGGGATTTGATGATTATTTCAAAGACAGAATGGTTTCAATGCCTACATATGAAAATatagtctttgcttttttttacttctttaaaccTAGCTCAAGGGTTTTTAAACTTTACCATGCAGAAGAATTTCTCTCAAAGTGAGAAGACTAAATATTAAATCATGCATAATCTTTACTACACTTCAGAATCTTCTTACACTTCTTttaaccaaaatagaaaaatattcaaaaaaaaaaagaaaaatattcatacttttttagtattctttttttaccCTGATATCATATTATGACCATCTTTTgattttttgtcaattttttctaCAACATGATTAGTAATGGCTGCATTAGTTTATgtgatattaatatattaatgcaACATATTAATCAATATATTATATTGatcaatataatattaatattatattttattactgttaATTAATATACTGTAATATTACTACATTGTATAGATATTTTCTAgcttaaattattttactatttccgTATTTTGGGACATTGAGTGTTTTCAAAGTTTCACCATCATAGGCAACATCACAACAAACAACCAAGTAACTAACCCTATATACATCTCCATTAATATTTCCTTAgaggtagaattgctgggtcaaaatgtatcttaaaaaaaaatgtatctaaaaaTTCAAGAATTTTAACAACTAcggttccaattttagtatatgtgctgccgaaatGAGCACAAGAATTTTAACAACTATGAACAAAATGCTCTCCAAAAACCTACTTAACTGTTAATGGAAACCTAAACATAAGGTAATTAAGGGAAATGACAGGATGCTTTACTGAGTCGATCTGTGAGTCTTCAGGTACCACAGTGAATCCCCAAATCTCAAACTGCAAAATGTTCCACATGTAACAtgtcaaaaagtcaaaaaaagaGGGTAATGAACCTTGATGTTAAAACCATACCTCTTACATGAATGTTGCAAGAAATGTAGAAGcatcagagaaagaggaaaaagatctCTTGGCAGTGATACATCACTGAAAAATAGCAGACTCAAGTTCTCAAAAGCCTTCTAGTTTAATGTCATTTGAAGAAGTATTTCCTGTTAGtaattataatattcaaaattattaaagtattttgTCATCACAGCCATATATTAAAGGAGAAATGTCAAAAAAGATTTTGCTGGTGCTGACATTtcgatgaagaaaaataaaacttttaatacaATGAATAAGACCAACATTCTCTGAAGTTGCATATTCAACACCGCAATTTAATACCATTCAAAATTTGGAGCCTGAATATGTAGTTGTAGGTAAAAGCAGGCCTTAagtaaactgggaaaaaaaaaaatctttcaaaactgaTGACTCAAAACACTATGcatgagtttttcttttatttttctgcatttttcaaaatttccttaataaaaaaaGTGCATAAACATAAATTAAGAAAGCTCAAACTTattatttaggaaacaaaactatGGGTGTTGCATTCAAAGtgattaccctgatatcaaaaacCATTTTTGGATGATATACAGCCTATTATACAATTCTAGAAATCATAAGAAACATAAtgtaactttctttaaaaagagcgATCCCAACAAATTCTTTAAACCAGATTATTCTCATAGATGAAAACTGAATAAGTCTCCCTCACCACCACAAAATGTCCCCAGCGGCAAAAGGTAAAGAATTACTGCATGTGATAGCTCACTCACCTCCCTTctctaaaatacatttacagttcAAGGAAAAAATTTGATTGATTGCAATTAAAAAGcacccttgttaaaaaaaaaaaaaagataaatacttaaAGTTCAAATAAGTTACTACGAATCCTGACGACTAGGGACAGCAAAACACTCCCCAAGTCCTttaaagcatatgaaaaaaaaaaaaaaaaaaggatatacagAAAAGATGAATTAAGGGTGCTTTTTGATTTTACAAGACCATTCACAGCGACATCCACAGTTGGAAGGCAGCGGACTAAATTCCGGCACCTTTTTCTGAAGCCAGGAATTCCTTTCCCTGATGGAATAAGGGAATCCTTAcggaataataaaaaagacactcCTCAACTCAAAGTAACCAACGGGCTCCCAGGAAAGAGCAAAGCAAGCTGAAACAATGCCACGGAGAACTCAGATCTAAAAACGGAACACTGGACGTTCCGTTCTGCAAAATATCTAGGGTTCTCCTCTCCCGACTCCCACCGACGCGCACAAACGCCACCGAGATTGGGAGAGGGCCTTGCAGTGCGTACAGGGTTGGCAGAGCAACTAAGCCAAGCGTGGGCTCAGCCCGGTCCAGCAAGACGACCGGACGCAGACTCCGGCCACCGGGGGAGAAGAGCTGATGCTGCTACCGAGAgccaccccaccccgccctcccgGCTGGGACGTGACCGGTGTCCTAACAGACGCGCAGCTCGCCTTTCTGGGGACTCTTGGAAGGTACAAATCGCTGCCATCAAcagccgggccgggcgggcgtcCTCTTGCCCTCCCGGAGCGGCGCGGCAGCCTCCCCGCGCGGGGACAGCCTGGAGTCCGCAGGCAGAGGGGGGCTCCCGGGTGGGCGGATTCCCCGCCTCGGTCGGGCGGGCTGGGGGGTCGGGCCGCACGCGCTGTTTGCACAGTATTCCGAAGTCTGGAACCTAGTTTGCGGTTGTGGGGGAAAGCAAACCTAagcgaaagaaaagaaaggaagaaagaaaagaaagaaaagaaagaaaagaaagaaagaaagaaagaaaagaaagaaagaaagaaagaaagaaagaaagaaagaaagaaagaaagaaaagaagaaagaaagaaagaagaagaaagaaagaaagaaagaaagaaaagaaagaaagaaagaaagaaagaaagaaagaaagaaagaaagaaagaagaaagaaagaaagaaagaaaaaagaaagaaagaaagaaagaaagaaagaagaaagaaaagaaagaaagaagagagagaaagagagagaaagaaagaaaaaatatacagagaTAGATGACTCAAAACACTATCCATggtctttcttttatctttctgtacTACGAGAAACTCCTTTCATGAAGAAATCTATTGCTCTGAAATAAGAAAGCTCCAACTTATTATTTAAGGAACAAAAGGGTCAGCGTTGCATTCAAATGACTACTCCCGTGAGATCAAAAACTGTTTTTGGATGAGATGCAGCGTATTAGGCAACTCcacaaagtactttttttttttttttttaaagagcaatctttaaaaagagctCGAGCTCGTCGGATGTTTCTCTTGAGAAGCGAGCACCACGCTATTCGAAGACTCCTCGTCCCCACGGCGCCGTGTCGCTGCCGTGTAAAGGGTCGTTAACTTCGTCGCGGACCCCCTAGACCGCCCGCACGGCGCCCGTCCCGACCCGGGGAAGAGCGCTGGGACCGCGAAGCCAAGCGACAGGGGCCGGCGAGGCGTCCCAGGGCTGCTTGCTGGCCGTCTGGCGCCTCCGCACACAAACTTGCGCAGCGCTGAAGACCGGCCTGCTGGGGAGTGACAGTCACGCGGAGGGCGAGGAGGGGCGAGGAGGGAAGCGGACTCTGGACCCGAACCCCGTGACGCGAGGATGCCTTGGCACGGCCAGGGCCCGCCCACCCGCCTTCGCCATCCCACCCACTGCCGAGAGCCCCAGAGGACGCAGCAGGGCCGGGCGCCCGGGGGCGAAGGCAGCGCTCACCGCTTCAGATGGTCCGAAGCCCGCCCAGCTGCGGTGGTCGCGGAGACCAAACTCGGCGCCGAGGCCCCGGCTGCGGCCCGGGGGGTAGCCCGGGCAGGAACCGGCTCCCGGGGCATCGCCGGCGGCCTCCACGGCACCCGCGCGCAGCCCCCAGCGCTGGGCGCACGCCGCCTCTTGGGCCGTAGGGCGCAGGGCACCCCGGCGCGGCCCCGCCCACTCCCGAGGAGGGCCAATGGGCGCGGAGCGCGGGAAGCCCGGGGCGGGGCGCGAGCGGCGGGTAGGCCCACGACGCCGTGCGCTCCGAGGTCCGAGCCGCCCGCCCGGGGCCTGCAGAGTTTCGGAggactcccccgccccccacctgctTGTAATCGTGTGTGTCGGGTGAGTGTGGAGGGGGCAGGAACGCACAGTCCGCAAattacgtgggactcgatcccgggtctccaggatcgcgccctgggccaaaggcaggcgccaaaccgctgcgccacccagagatcccctttcTTTTCAGACTTCTTGGTCCGCTGATGACCGAGCACCAGCCACAGTGTCTGGGGATGCGCGGGCACCAGCCACAGTGTCTGGGGATGCGCGGGCACCAGCCACAGTGTCTGGGGATGCGCGGGAACCATAAACAGTCCCTACTTGAAAGATCTCCCGGTCAGTCGGGTGGGGGagcagataaggaaacaggtgaCTAGGAGAGCACCTCAGGAGGTGCATTCCCAAATCAAAAGTCCTGTTTTGCaatgcgggggggtggggtgggggggtggtatgtgaaggtgggggggtgggttcTCCCAGGAGAGAACTGGAAGACTGGTTACCCGGCAGTACTTGTAGCCATGATTCACAGTGGAGGACAGTGCacacatctttttcattttcttttttcctaatggTGACCTGATAATATGCGCGACAGTTAAAAATTTCAGTAGCATCAAAATACAGTGATGTGCAATGAAAAAAAGTTTCCATTAGCCATtgctccctcccactccctcagttttctttcctgttaACTAATTTGTTTTATGTCCTTTCAAAGACACTCTGTgcagtaaatatatattatatgccgtgtatatatatatatatatatatatatagtcttccctcaatctccctccctccctctctctccctctctctcacacctAGTATTCTATGGAGTTTTACCACCTTGGTTTTCTTCACTTAACACTGTATTTTGGACAACTTTTATTGTTTGTGATGATTGCATAGTATTTTACCAAATTatcatttcaagtttttttccattcttttgcttttccaaACAGGGCTGCAGTCAGTAGTTATACTCCTATTTATAGCCACTTGGCATGTGAACAAATGTCTGTCTAGGCCAAATAGCTAGGTGTTGAATGCTGGATCCCAGGGTATGGGCTTTAAAAATTCTGGTAAATGTTGCCACACTGCTCTCCATACAGTGTGTTAT includes:
- the LOC119877174 gene encoding uncharacterized protein LOC119877174, with product MPWHGQGPPTRLRHPTHCREPQRTQQGRAPGGEGSAHRFRWSEARPAAVVAETKLGAEAPAAARGVARAGTGSRGIAGGLHGTRAQPPALGARRLLGRRAQGTPARPRPLPRRANGRGAREARGGARAAGRPTTPCAPRSEPPARGLQSFGGLPRPPPACNRVCRLMCFNEASCHVREPHVVKNGEKPPANSQRGTESCQQAHKSAWKQILSQ